A stretch of DNA from Roseovarius sp. W115:
CCCCGCGATCCGGGCAGAACCAGCAGCACCGGCATGTCGATCAATCCATGCTCTGTGCGAAAGGCGGCAATCTCGGCGTCACTGGCGCGTGGCTCATTCACCACAGGGTGCCCGACAAAGTCACAGGCCATGCCCGTCGCCTCCATGTAAGGCGGCTCAAAGGGCAAGAGCGCGAGCACGTGGTCAATGACTTTGGCCATCTTTTCTGCCCGTCCCGGACGCCAGGCCCAGACCGAGGGGGCCACGTAATGCACGGTGCGAATGCCGCTGTTTTCCTTAACGATTTTGGCCACGCGCAGGCAGAAATCTGGGCTGTCAATCGAGATGATGACATCGGGTTCTGCCGTCAACGCCGCTTCGGCGGTTTCGCGTATTCGGCGTTTGAGGTGAAAATACTTTGGCAGGACCTCAACCAGCCCCATCACGCTCAGCTCTTCCATCGGGAAAAGCGAGGTCATGCCCTCGGCCTGCATCATGGGGCCGCCCACGCCTGAAAACTCGACCTCAGTGAGCGTCTTTAACCCCGCCATAAGCGCCGCGCCCAGCTTGTCACCAGACGCCTCACCCGCGATGAAAAAAACCTTCACGGCATGGCTCCGGCTGGGCGCACCCAGAGGAACATGCCGTGCCCCTCAAGCACCTGCCTGACGCCATCGGGGTTCAGAAGCATCACGCCACCGGCCTCAATCACGATACCGCGCAGGCCCAATTCTGCTGCTCCCATTGCGGTTTTCAACCCGATAAGCGGCATGTCCACGCGCAACTCCTGCCCCGGCTTCGGCGCTTTGAAGAGCAGTCCGCCTTCGGCATTTGGGCTAACGCGCGGTTTCTCGGCCTCCGGCCCGCTCAGCCAATCGGCCACGCTGTCCAGAACATCCGCGGCAAGGTCAAAGGGATCCTCCGCCAACCATGGGGGATCATAGTCTGGAGCAAGATCATTCAACATCGCGTCCGTGCCGCGCTGATCTTCGCGCGCGATCACGTGGCCTGCCTTGACCACAACGGCCTGTCCCTCATCCGCAGCACCCATTTCTGCCAGAGCGGCTTCCGCCGCGGCCAGGTCAGGCACGAGGTCACGTGGCAAGCTGCCAACCAAAACACCGGGTTTCGGCAGCACCTCGGGCGCGATCTCAGCTGCACCGATGACGTCAAACCCGGCCTCTTCAAAAAGGTCTATAAAGACCCGCAAGGTGCCGTCATCCCCTTTGGTCAGTGCCGCCTGAACACGGGGGACCAGCGGCATGGTGGCCGCGTCGATCAGTGACGGATCAATCGGTGGACGTTGCATCGCGCCGGCCATGCAGATCTTCGTCACACCGGTTTCTTTCAGGATCTGAAGGAACGTGCCCAGCGTCTCAAGCCGGAATCCGATGCGCGGAAGCTCTCCTTTTACTTCGGAGGGAAACTGCTCTACTTCGCAAATCACCGGAACCTCGCCTCGCTCCAGCATCGCCTTGGTCAAAAAGGGCGGCAACCCGCCCTGCCCGGCTATGAGCGCAAGGGTCACGGCGGCTTAGCTCGCGCCAGGGGTCAGGAAGGACCGGTCGCTTGCCGCTGTCACGAAGTCAACAATCTGACGGACATAGTCGCTCTCGGTTTCTTCGCCCAAACGCCGCGCGCGGTCCTGAAAGGTACCTTCCCCTTGGGCCAGCATCTGAATGGCCGCCCGAAGGGCGGTGATGTCCGAGCGCGCCACGCCGCGCCGCTTGAGGCCCACAAGGTTCAAGCCATCGAGATGACCGCGCGGGGCTTGGACAAGGCCGTAGGGGATCACATCATTGGTCACCATTGTGACAGCGCCAATGATAGCGCCTTGCCCGATGCGCACCCATTGGTGCACGCCCGACAGCCCTCCGATGATCACGTCGTCCTCGATCACACAATGTCCCGCCAAAGCGGCGTTGTTCACAATGATTACCCGGTCCCCGACCTGCGCATCATGCGCCACGTGGCAGCCCGCCATGAAGAGGCCATCATCGCCAACGCGCGTTACACCCCCACCGCCTTGGGTGCCGGTGTTCATCGTGACATGTTCGCGGATGCGGTTGCGCGCACCGATTTCAAGCTCGGTTTCTTCGCCCTTGAATTTCAAATCCTGCGGGATTTCCCCGATGCAAGCGAAAGGGAAAACCACTGTCTCTTCGCCAACGCGTGTCTTGCCCGACACCACAACATGGCTTTTCAATTGAACGCCGTCAGCCAGACTTGCGTTTGCACCAATATGGCAAAACGGCCCGATCTCGACGCCCTGGCCAATCTGCGCGCCCTCTTCAATCACCGCACTGGGATGAATTTTTGTCTCCGAAGCTCGGCTCATTGCGCTCACTCCTTCGGCAAGTCCATCATCGCCGCAAATTCTGCCTCGGCCGCCATCTCATCGCCCACCTGCGCCACACCGCGAAACTTCCAAACCTTGCCGCCGGGCTTGCCACGCACGGTTTCAAGCTTCATCTCAAGCACATCACCGGGCACCACCATGCGACGGAATTTACAGGCCTCAATCGACATGAAGTAGACCAGCAGATTGCGATCTTCCATGCCAAGTGCAGCGCCGACCATCACCGCGGCTGTCTGCGCCATAGCCTCGACGATCGTGACGCCTGGCATGATTGGTCTGGCCGGAAAATGCCCCTGAAAATGTGGCTCGTTCATGGTCACATTCTTGATGCCGCGGGCGGTTTGATAGCCGTCTATATCCACGACCTTATCCACCAGAAGAAACGGATAGCGATGCGGGATGAGCCGCTTGATCCGTTCGATATCTGCCGTTTGCAGCGTGTCTGTCATGGTGGGTCCTTTCCCGCGCGTGCCGTCCTTCTGTCGCCGACTATCATCGGGTCACGTCGACTTATCAACTCGCCCACGCCGGAGCAAGCACGGGGCGTCAATCTGTGTCGCCTGAGGAGGGCTCGTCCTGTTCCTTTGGTCCTGGCTCGATTGCGTCCGGAGCCAGGAGCGCATCAATACGGACAATCGCAACATCGGTGATGTCGATCACTTCGGCACGCAAGAGCACATTGCGCGCATCAACAACCACCACGCCACCGGCGGCGCGCATTATATCAACCAGAACAGGTTCGACCTGACGCATAAACTCTACCGGAGCTCTTTCGCGATTTCGTTCAAGATCGCGCACACGCCGTTCGCTGTCGCGGCGTATCTCCTGCACACGCGCGTCAAAATCATCCGCCATTTCGCGAAATTCTTCCGGCGTGGAGTCTTCGCGTTTTTCGGTTAGCGATTTTTCCTCGGCCTCGAGCTGTGTTTCAATTTGACGGTTACGTGCAATAAGCGCATCGCGCTCTTCTTGAATTTCTGTGAGATAGCTCTGGCCCAGCCGCGTCTGATTGAAAAGTCGCTCTGGATCAACAACCAGAACTTGGCTTTGCACAACACCTACATCCTGCGCCGAAACTGCAACAGCTCCAAAAACCAAACTGCCCCCCGCGATCACGGCGGCGGACAGGATGGTCTTGATCTTTTGCATGTCAGAAGTTCGTGCGAACCGTGATATCAAATTCACGCTCAACATCGTCAGGCTCGCTTTCGAGGGCACGGGAGAAGTTCAACCGTAGCGGTCCGAATGGAGATTCCCAGAAAAGGGAAAACCCGACAACATGACGCAAGTTGAAGTCTTCTGAGGCCACGCCCGGACCGGTCGTATCCAGACCCCAGATAGAGCCGACATCATAGAACAGTCCGCCCGTGATCCCAAACTCATCGGGCAGCCCCAGAGGAAACTCGGCATCAAACTGCGCGGAGGCAAAATATGTTCCGCCAAGATGTTCACCGTTTTGAACCGGGCCTAACCCATTGGCGTCAAAACCCCGAATAACCTGTTGCGTGAACCGATCCACGGAGCGCGAGTCGCCACTCAGAAATTCAAGTGCGCCGGCTCGAAGCGTTGCACGAAGCGTGACTTCTTCGTTGAAAACACGAGTCTGTCCGATGAGGCGGGCGGTCGGGCGAATAAAGTCCTGATCGCCGCCGAGCCCCGCGTATTCCAGGCCAAACTCCAATAGCACGCCTGCATTTGGGTTAAGTCCTGTCCGGCGTGTGTCATACGAATATGTGAATCCCACGGAGCTGCCGATTCGACCGCTCTCAGCTGATTCAGCCGCCAAAAGTGGCGATAGACCCGTAACTGGGTAATCCGTCATGTCGGAGTATGAAAGTTCGTAGAAAACATTCAAACGGCTGCTTTCGCCCAAAGGAAACCCGAGGCTGGGCCGAATATCAGCTGTGGTTGTGTCAAATAGGCTGTTGGCTTGCGAGGTTTCCAGCAGGGATGTTCTGAAGCCAAAGGACACATCGCGACCTAGAAAGGCAGGTTCGGAAAAGGTCAGGCTGTAGTTCGCCCGTTCACTGCTTGCGATGATATTGGCGGACAATCCCTGACCTCTGCCGAGGAAGTTTCGTTCGGTAAAACCAACTGAAAACCCAAGCCCTGCGTCAGACGAAAAGTTCGCACCGAACGACAGAGAACCTGTTGTCGTTTCTTCTACATCTACGTCAACCACAACCTGGTCAGGCCGCGATCCTTCACGTGCATTAACGTTTGTCGAGGAGAAAAAGCGTAGGGCGCGGATACGCTGAGCCGCTTGCCGGATCTCGCGAGGATTGAACGGATCGCCCTCTACAGTATCAAACTGTCTGCGAATGACTCGGTCCAGGGTCGTTGTATTGCCTTCGATGTCTATGCGCTCGACAAAGACCCTTGGGCCTCGGGACAGGACAAACTCGACGTCCAGCGTCAACGTGCGATCATTGCGCGTGATACGTGGTTCAACTCGCAGAAAGTCTATACCATCCCGAATGGCTTGCCGCTCCATACGGGCGATTGAGTTTTCCACCAATGTTGGCGAATAGACAACGCCAGGCTTGATTTTCAGAACGTTTTGATACGTTTCGGCCTCGACACCCGGCATCTCACTGACTGTTGTGATGTCGCCAAAGCGAAATTGTTGACCTTCTTGAATGTTGAAAGTGATAAAAAAACCATCGCGTTCGCGGGCAAGCTCAGCGTTGGTGCCTGTCACGCGGAAATCAACATAACCACGCGATTGGTAGAAATCCGTCAGAACTTGTCTGTCAAATTCCAGCCGATCAGCTACAAACGTGTCTCTGTTCACGATTGCCCGCAGAAGGCCTGCTTGTTTGCTGCCAATGACACGTCGCAGACGGCGATCTGAATAGGCTTTGTTGCCTACAAATCCTATGCGGCGCACTTCAATGGGCCGCCCTTCGAACACTTCGAACACGACATCAACACGGTTCTCACTGCGACGGATAACCTTTGGGGTGATGCGCGCAGAAACCCGGCCGTTTTGCTCATATGCTTCACTGAGGGTGGCCACGTCGCGTTCGATTCGCGTGGGGCTAAAGACTTGACTTGGTTCGGTTTCGATAAACCCAAGCAGGTTTTCATCGCTCAGCCGCTTGTTGCCTTCTATGGCGACGGCGTTGATCGTCGGAAACTCGACCACGCGAATAACAAGAGTGTTGCCGCGCGGCTCTACCTCAACCGTTTCAAAAAGCCCACTGGCGCGAATGCGCTGTGCAGCAGCGTTCAGCTCACCCGCTGAAATGGTCTGACCGGCTTCGATTCCGGCTTGGGATGCAATCGTGGCGGCCTCGATCCTCTGGTTGCCTTCAACACTTACAGAGGAAAACCGAAAGCTTTGCGCATGGGCCGGATCGACGGCGAATACGGTGATGAAAAACAGTAGAAAAGCGATCAACGAGCGAACAGTATTTAATGCAACGCCGTCTTGAAAAAGACGCCCTGCCCCCGCTCTGAGAAATTTAGCCATCGGCAAACCCAATCAGACATCCCAGTATGTCTTGTCAGTAACCATTCTGAAGGGGCTTGTCAAAACGCCAGACAAGGAAAATTCGCCGCATCCAATGCGACGATCAATTTAATTTTTTGGATTGGCCGGATCACACCCCAAACAGCAGGGGTGAGATCACCAGAATGTCCCGAGAAGCGCGCCTGCATACAGAGCCACAACCAGAGTAGCCAGATACAAAATCCGGTCCCAGTTGAGGTTCAGCAACAAGGCCATACCACGGTATCCCTTGAGAATGTGCTGCATGGTTCTGCCAGTTTAACCTGTGTTAAAGACGCAATTTCAGCGCGTCGACGAACAGAGGCTACTCGTTCTTTCTGGCGAGATTGTGGCGTGGATTGGCCGGTTTAGCCACAAATCCGTTCTCAAGGGCAGAAAATATCGTTGAACAAAGCGAAAAGCATCAAGCCGAGGACCAAAGTCAGCCCGACCGTCATAAGAATTCTGAGTGCCTTGTCGCTTGGCTTGCGTCCTGTCGCGGCTTCGTACGCATAAAACACAAGATGCCCGCCATCCAAGACCGGGATTGGAAAAAGATTTAACAATCCTACCGCCGTGGACAAAACAGCAATGAACCAGATGAAGCTGTCCACGCCCTGGCTTGCCATAGCGCCGGATACTTCGGCGATCCCGATCGGTCCGGACATGTTACAGCTGCTGATGGCTCCGGTGATCATGTGGTACAGGCCGGACAATGACCCTTCGATCACGTTCCAGGTTTGTGCAGCGCCGTTCGCCAGTGCCGCGCCAGGGCTTTCGCGCTCGGTCGCAAGTTCAAAGGCCAG
This window harbors:
- a CDS encoding LpxI family protein; the protein is MTLALIAGQGGLPPFLTKAMLERGEVPVICEVEQFPSEVKGELPRIGFRLETLGTFLQILKETGVTKICMAGAMQRPPIDPSLIDAATMPLVPRVQAALTKGDDGTLRVFIDLFEEAGFDVIGAAEIAPEVLPKPGVLVGSLPRDLVPDLAAAEAALAEMGAADEGQAVVVKAGHVIAREDQRGTDAMLNDLAPDYDPPWLAEDPFDLAADVLDSVADWLSGPEAEKPRVSPNAEGGLLFKAPKPGQELRVDMPLIGLKTAMGAAELGLRGIVIEAGGVMLLNPDGVRQVLEGHGMFLWVRPAGAMP
- the lpxA gene encoding acyl-ACP--UDP-N-acetylglucosamine O-acyltransferase, with product MSRASETKIHPSAVIEEGAQIGQGVEIGPFCHIGANASLADGVQLKSHVVVSGKTRVGEETVVFPFACIGEIPQDLKFKGEETELEIGARNRIREHVTMNTGTQGGGGVTRVGDDGLFMAGCHVAHDAQVGDRVIIVNNAALAGHCVIEDDVIIGGLSGVHQWVRIGQGAIIGAVTMVTNDVIPYGLVQAPRGHLDGLNLVGLKRRGVARSDITALRAAIQMLAQGEGTFQDRARRLGEETESDYVRQIVDFVTAASDRSFLTPGAS
- the fabZ gene encoding 3-hydroxyacyl-ACP dehydratase FabZ; protein product: MTDTLQTADIERIKRLIPHRYPFLLVDKVVDIDGYQTARGIKNVTMNEPHFQGHFPARPIMPGVTIVEAMAQTAAVMVGAALGMEDRNLLVYFMSIEACKFRRMVVPGDVLEMKLETVRGKPGGKVWKFRGVAQVGDEMAAEAEFAAMMDLPKE
- a CDS encoding OmpH family outer membrane protein, which codes for MQKIKTILSAAVIAGGSLVFGAVAVSAQDVGVVQSQVLVVDPERLFNQTRLGQSYLTEIQEERDALIARNRQIETQLEAEEKSLTEKREDSTPEEFREMADDFDARVQEIRRDSERRVRDLERNRERAPVEFMRQVEPVLVDIMRAAGGVVVVDARNVLLRAEVIDITDVAIVRIDALLAPDAIEPGPKEQDEPSSGDTD
- the bamA gene encoding outer membrane protein assembly factor BamA, which produces MAKFLRAGAGRLFQDGVALNTVRSLIAFLLFFITVFAVDPAHAQSFRFSSVSVEGNQRIEAATIASQAGIEAGQTISAGELNAAAQRIRASGLFETVEVEPRGNTLVIRVVEFPTINAVAIEGNKRLSDENLLGFIETEPSQVFSPTRIERDVATLSEAYEQNGRVSARITPKVIRRSENRVDVVFEVFEGRPIEVRRIGFVGNKAYSDRRLRRVIGSKQAGLLRAIVNRDTFVADRLEFDRQVLTDFYQSRGYVDFRVTGTNAELARERDGFFITFNIQEGQQFRFGDITTVSEMPGVEAETYQNVLKIKPGVVYSPTLVENSIARMERQAIRDGIDFLRVEPRITRNDRTLTLDVEFVLSRGPRVFVERIDIEGNTTTLDRVIRRQFDTVEGDPFNPREIRQAAQRIRALRFFSSTNVNAREGSRPDQVVVDVDVEETTTGSLSFGANFSSDAGLGFSVGFTERNFLGRGQGLSANIIASSERANYSLTFSEPAFLGRDVSFGFRTSLLETSQANSLFDTTTADIRPSLGFPLGESSRLNVFYELSYSDMTDYPVTGLSPLLAAESAESGRIGSSVGFTYSYDTRRTGLNPNAGVLLEFGLEYAGLGGDQDFIRPTARLIGQTRVFNEEVTLRATLRAGALEFLSGDSRSVDRFTQQVIRGFDANGLGPVQNGEHLGGTYFASAQFDAEFPLGLPDEFGITGGLFYDVGSIWGLDTTGPGVASEDFNLRHVVGFSLFWESPFGPLRLNFSRALESEPDDVEREFDITVRTNF